In Papaver somniferum cultivar HN1 chromosome 1, ASM357369v1, whole genome shotgun sequence, a genomic segment contains:
- the LOC113291919 gene encoding signal recognition particle 43 kDa protein, chloroplastic-like, producing the protein MEALTVNPPLYCTLKNRSSTKPTLNSHEPATISHSFLSLSLSTSISHRLIRTYAVEDKQSSFFVDQEELINQETTPQEDESFGEVKKIIGSRIAAASIEGGDAEEGGGLMEYLIEWKDGHTPSWLPASFIAKDVIAEYETPWWTAAKKADDVALQNLIQPTPNEEDEEEEVATLERYVDAVDEDGRTALLFVAGLGSEECVRILASAGANVNHKDIRGQLTPLHMAAGYVKPNVVRVLIELGADPEIEDEIGRTPLDLAKEVLNATPKGSAVQFARRLGLENVIKVLEDAIYEFAEVEEILEKRGQDDKVEYLVKWKDSDEKEWVKAGLIGEDLVKDFEDGLEYAVAEEILDCREGVEKKREFLVKWSDIEEATWEPEENVDPDLIKEFEVKNGGEVVAVEEADTSPAMETEVEKKGVEKVVLKAGYGPKPSPGQTVTVHCTGYGKDGDMSRKFWSTKDFGQKPFTFQIGQGLVIKAWDEGVMDMQLGEVARLHCTPEYGYGASGFPTWGIQPNSPLVFEIEVLKIK; encoded by the coding sequence ATGGAAGCTCTAACAGTAAACCCACCTCTCTACTGTACTCTCAAAAACCGTTCTTCTACCAAACCCACTCTGAATTCACATGAACCCGCAACAATTTCACATTCATTTCTCTCTTTGAGTCTCAGTACATCCATCTCTCATCGACTAATTAGAACTTATGCAGTTGAAGATAAACAATCATCATTTTTTGTCGATCAAGAAGAATTGATCAATCAAGAAACAACACCCCAGGAAGATGAATCTTTTGGTGAAGTTAAGAAAATCATTGGCAGTAGAATAGCTGCGGCCAGCATCGAGGGAGGAGATGCAGAAGAAGGCGGAGGATTAATGGAATACTTGATTGAATGGAAAGACGGTCATACTCCATCATGGCTTCCAGCTTCATTTATAGCTAAAGATGTTATTGCAGAGTATGAAACTCCTTGGTGGACTGCAGCTAAAAAAGCAGATGATGTTGCCTTGCAAAATCTCATTCAGCCCACTCCAaatgaagaagacgaagaagaagaagtggcaaCACTAGAGAGATATGTTGATGCAGTAGATGAAGATGGTCGTACTGCATTACTCTTTGTTGCTGGACTTGGCTCAGAAGAATGTGTGCGGATATTAGCATCAGCTGGTGCGAATGTCAATCACAAAGACATACGTGGGCAACTAACACCATTACATATGGCAGCAGGATATGTCAAACCAAATGTAGTTCGTGTTTTGATCGAGTTAGGTGCAGACCCAGAGATAGAAGATGAGATAGGACGCACACCATTAGATTTAGCTAAAGAAGTTCTGAATGCAACACCAAAAGGGAGTGCAGTACAGTTTGCAAGAAGGTTGGGACTTGAGAATGTGATTAAGGTGTTAGAAGACGCAATATATGAGTTTGCAGAAGTGGAAGAGATTTTAGAGAAGAGAGGCCAAGATGATAAGGTTGAGTATTTGGTGAAATGGAAAGATAGTGATGAGAAAGAATGGGTGAAAGCTGGATTGATTGGTGAGGATCTAGTTAAGGATTTCGAAGACGGTTTAGAATATGCTGTGGCTGAAGAAATTCTTGATTGTAGAGAAGGTGTTGAGAAGAAAAGAGAGTTTTTGGTCAAGTGGAGTGATATTGAAGAAGCTACTTGGGAGCCAGAAGAAAATGTTGATCCTGATTTGATCAAAGAATTTGAAGTGAAAAATGGTGGAGAGGTTGTTGCTGTAGAGGAGGCAGATACTTCGCCTGCGATGGAGACAGAAGTTGAAAAGAAGGGAGTTGAGAAGGTAGTATTGAAGGCAGGGTATGGTCCAAAACCTTCCCCTGGTCAGACTGTCACAGTGCACTGCACTGGATATGGTAAAGACGGTGATATGTCTAGAAAGTTTTGGAGCACAAAGGATTTTGGACAGAAACCTTTTACATTTCAGATCGGCCAAGGTTTGGTTATAAAAGCGTGGGATGAAGGTGTTATGGATATGCAGCTAGGAGAAGTTGCTCGTCTCCATTGCACTCCTGAGTATGGTTATGGTGCAAGTGGATTTCCAACATGGGGAATACAGCCCAATTCACCACTGGTTTTCGAGATTGAAGTCCTAAAGATAAAGTAA
- the LOC113291914 gene encoding cation/H(+) antiporter 2-like, protein MSKILNSKGCLGDDPLSLVHVGTEIFCFLVFSHLFNLILKPFGQGGPVAQILAGVVLGPTALSQIRIFKTSIFGESSTQIYNQTLASCIRVMYMFLFGLEMDVSYLVRNFKLGASLAYSSLPMCIVLAVCFGLVLSHQTSMEGNPFRFMCFLALLFANTSSPTVIKVASELKIETSEVGRLAIISALINEISTLLLLAVLTTWGGGALGFGGVVNGIFLCSLFVVGGVILNILLARYLNQRNPHRKHLRNIEVVSVLLLMSVISLYTELKGYNSTIACFIFGLMFPREGKTYRTLVHKMSYPVENFILPIFFANLGFQVNLPDIDLKGYLIIILVVFVSISCKFGGAFVNTYFLNITPKDSIFLSLLSNVKGHADLLIISAAATRHKWSIKDYNTFIVTVAVNTIIVGPFLAFMVRKEGKFMAFKHVGLESQKPETEIRTLACVHGPRHVPTLVGIIAAAAGTRKSPFTAYVMHLVELTEKNSDLLYNQHESGLLSDDEDYGGNDELEINDAIDAFVADTRVPIHQVKIVAPITTMHDELCSSAKDLRVSIVMLPFHKHQRVDGKMQTSKEGIRITNQKVLRAAPCSVGILVDRGFSPIQESESESKLQVATLFFGGPDDREALAYSSLMARHPDVKLTVFKFLPSTRKELQARINMESNEEEDEVLMEIMTHVTEKDADEAFLANFYNRYVTSKDVNYVEKYVENGSETMAVLSAMKDNYSLFVVGKGGRGLSPLTTGMSDWEECPELGVVGDVLASSDMVMSASVLVIQQHKPPKNEFIDNHLP, encoded by the exons ATGTCGAAGATTCTGAATAGCAAGGGCTGTCTTGGCGATGATCCCTTGTCTTTGGTTCATGTGGGTACAgagattttctgttttcttgtctTCTCTCATCTTTTCAACCTCATTCTCAAACCCTTTGGACAAGGCGGTCCTGTTGCCCAAATTCTG GCAGGAGTGGTTCTAGGTCCAACAGCTCTCAGTCAAATTCGTATTTTTAAAACCAGCATTTTTGGTGAAAGTTCAACACAAATCTACAACCAGACCTTGGCTTCCTGTATACGAGTAATGTACATGTTTCTTTTCGGGCTTGAGATGGATGTATCTTATCTAGTACGTAATTTCAAGCTTGGCGCGTCACTAGCATATAGTAGTCTACCAATGTGCATAGTATTAGCAGTCTGTTTCGGCTTGGTGTTAAGCCATCAAACAAGTATGGAGGGTAATCCGTTCAGATTTATGTGCTTCCTCGCGTTGTTGTTCGCTAACACCTCTTCTCCAACAGTAATCAAAGTGGCAAGTGAACTTAAGATTGAGACATCAGAAGTTGGCAGGTTGGCCATCATTTCAGCATTAATCAATGAGATATCAACCTTGCTACTACTAGCGGTCTTAACCACCTGGGGTGGGGGTGCTTTGGGGTTTGGTGGAGTGGTTAACGGAATTTTCTTATGTTCATTGTTCGTCGTTGGGGGAGTTATTCTAAATATTTTACTAGCTAGGTATCTCAACCAGAGAAATCCACATCGCAAGCATCTCAGGAACATTGAGGTTGTATCAGTTTTGTTGCTCATGTCAGTCATTTCGTTATATACCGAGTTGAAGGGTTACAACAGCACCATTGCTTGTTTTATCTTCGGTCTGATGTTCCCTAGAGAAGGGAAAACATATAGGACATTGGTACACAAAATGAGCTACCCTGTGGAGAACTTTATACTGCCAATCTTCTTTGCCAACTTGGGGTTTCAAGTAAATCTGCCGGATATTGACCTGAAAGGTTACCTCATAATCATTCTCGTCGTCTTCGTTAGCATCAGTTGCAAGTTTGGTGGTGCTTTTGTGAatacttatttcttaaatattaccCCCAAAGACAGCATTTTCCTTTCCCTCTTGTCAAACGTCAAAGGTCATGCTGATCTCTTGATCATAAGTGCAGCAGCTACTAGGCAT AAATGGAGCATCAAAGACTACAATACCTTCATAGTCACGGTGGCTGTTAACACAATCATAGTGGGTCCGTTTTTGGCGTTCATGGTGAGAAAAGAAGGAAAATTTATGGCTTTTAAGCACGTTGGCTTGGAATCTCAAAAGCCAGAGACTGAAATACGAACCCTTGCCTGTGTACATGGACCACGCCATGTGCCAACACTGGTTGGTATTATCGCTGCAGCAGCGGGAACTCGTAAATCTCCTTTCACCGCTTATGTGATGCATCTAGTAGAACTCACTGAAAAGAACTCAGATTTATTGTACAACCAACACGAAAGCGGATTACTCAGCGATGATGAGGATTACGGTGGGAATGACGAATTAGAGATCAATGATGCCATTGATGCTTTTGTTGCGGATACGCGTGTGCCGATTCACCAAGTGAAAATAGTAGCACCCATTACTACCATGCATGACGAGTTGTGCAGCAGTGCAAAGGATTTAAGAGTGTCAATTGTAATGCTACCATTTCATAAGCATCAACGTGTAGATGGAAAGATGCAGACAAGCAAGGAGGGAATCAGAATCACTAACCAGAAGGTCCTTCGCGCTGCTCCTTGCTCGGTAGGCATCCTTGTGGACAGGGGTTTTTCTCCAATTCAAGAATCTGAATCAGAGAGCAAGCTTCAAGTAGCTACTTTGTTTTTTGGTGGTCCTGACGACCGCGAGGCATTAGCTTATAGCAGCTTGATGGCCAGGCATCCTGACGTGAAATTGACGGTATTTAAGTTTCTACCTTCAACGAGGAAAGAACTACAAGCCAGAATTAACATGGAATCAAATGAAGAGGAGGATGAGGTTCTAATGGAGATAATGACTCATGTGACTGAGAAGGATGCGGACGAAGCCTTCCTAGCTAATTTCTATAACAG GTATGTGACATCCAAGGATGTGAACTACGTGGAAAAATATGTTGAAAATGGTTCTGAAACAATGGCGGTTTTGAGCGCCATGAAAGACAATTATTCACTTTTTGTAGTTGGTAAAGGTGGTCGAGGACTCTCACCTCTAACGACGGGAATGAGCGACTGGGAAGAGTGCCCGGAGCTCGGAGTTGTTGGAGATGTCTTAGCCTCTTCAGACATGGTCATGAGTGCCTCAGTCTTGGTTATCCAACAACACAAGCCTCCTAAGAACGAATTCATCGACAATCATCTACCGTAG
- the LOC113291934 gene encoding cytoplasmic tRNA 2-thiolation protein 1-like isoform X1, with protein MSGEEGNDNKETSSPQKTTAKKQQLCCICNQKRPALKRPKTLEQICKECFYDVFEEEIHRVIVENRLFKAGERIAIGASGGKDSTVLAYVLSELNRRHNYGLDLFLLSIDEGITGYRDDSLETVKRNEIQYGLPLKVVSYKDLYGWTMDEIVKMIGLKNNCTFCGVFRRQALDRGATLLKVDKLVTGHNADDIAETVLLNILRGDIARLGRCTAITTGEDGPIPRCKPFKYTYEKEIVMYAYFKRLDYFSTECIYSPNAYRGFAREFIKDLERMRPRAILDIIRSGENFRIAVSTKMPEQGICERCGYISSQKWCKACVLLDGLNRGLPKLGIGRSRGVNRQKEVEQTNGTKSIESKQCGTLDF; from the exons ATGTCAGGGGAGGAGGGGAACGACAACAAGGAGACATCTTCTCCGCAGAAAACAACTGCTAAGAAGCAGCAATTATGCTGCATATGTAATCAGAAAAGACCTGCTCTTAAGAGACCCAAAACCCTAGAACAG ATATGTAAGGAGTGTTTTTATGATGTATTTGAAGAAGAGATACACCGTGTTATAGTTGAGAATCGTCTATTTAAAGCTGGTGAACGTATTGCTATTGGAGCCTCTGGTGGTAAAGATTCCACTGTTCTTGCTTATGTACTATCTGAGTTGAATCGGCGGCACAATTATGGGTTGGATCTTTTTCTATTATCTATAGATGAAGGTATTACAGGGTATAGAGATGATTCTCTTGAAACAGTCAAGAGAAATGAAATTCAG tATGGATTACCGCTTAAAGTGGTCTCATATAAGGATTTGTATGGATGGACAATGGATGAAATTGTGAAGATGATTGGATTGAAAAACAATTGTACCTTTTGTGGGGTGTTTCGTCGCCAG GCTCTTGATCGAGGTGCTACGTTGTTGAAAGTGGACAAGCTTGTTACTGGGCATAATGCAGATGATATTGCTGAAACCGTCCTCTTAAACATCTTACGCGGTGACATTGCCAG ATTAGGTAGATGCACAGCTATCACAACTGGTGAAGATGGACCAATTCCAAGATGCAAGCCGTTCAAATATACGTATGAAAAGGAGATTGTTAT GTATGCATATTTCAAGAGGCTTGATTACTTCTCCACAGAAT GCATTTATTCACCTAATGCATACCGTGGGTTTGCTCGTGAATTTATTAAAGATTTGGAAAGAATGAG ACCGCGAGCTATACTTGATATAATTAGATCTGGTGAGAATTTTAGGATAGCCGTTTCAACAAAAATGCCAGAGCAGGGAATATGCGAGCGCTGTGGTTATATTTCTAGTCAG AAATGGTGCAAAGCATGTGTTTTGCTGGATGGACTGAATCGAGGTTTACCCAAGCTTGGAATTGGACGAAGCCGAGGGGTTAACAGACAGAAGGAAGTAGAGCAAACAAATGGAACGAAAAGTATAGAGAGCAAACAGTGTGGAACCTTGGATTTCTGA
- the LOC113291934 gene encoding cytoplasmic tRNA 2-thiolation protein 1-like isoform X2 encodes MSGEEGNDNKETSSPQKTTAKKQQLCCICNQKRPALKRPKTLEQICKECFYDVFEEEIHRVIVENRLFKAGERIAIGASGGKDSTVLAYVLSELNRRHNYGLDLFLLSIDEGITGYRDDSLETVKRNEIQYGLPLKVVSYKDLYGWTMDEIVKMIGLKNNCTFCGVFRRQALDRGATLLKVDKLVTGHNADDIAETVLLNILRGDIARLGRCTAITTGEDGPIPRCKPFKYTYEKEIVMYAYFKRLDYFSTECIYSPNAYRGFAREFIKDLERMRPRAILDIIRSGENFRIAVSTKMPEQGICERCGYISSQEMHRLYQLAVQF; translated from the exons ATGTCAGGGGAGGAGGGGAACGACAACAAGGAGACATCTTCTCCGCAGAAAACAACTGCTAAGAAGCAGCAATTATGCTGCATATGTAATCAGAAAAGACCTGCTCTTAAGAGACCCAAAACCCTAGAACAG ATATGTAAGGAGTGTTTTTATGATGTATTTGAAGAAGAGATACACCGTGTTATAGTTGAGAATCGTCTATTTAAAGCTGGTGAACGTATTGCTATTGGAGCCTCTGGTGGTAAAGATTCCACTGTTCTTGCTTATGTACTATCTGAGTTGAATCGGCGGCACAATTATGGGTTGGATCTTTTTCTATTATCTATAGATGAAGGTATTACAGGGTATAGAGATGATTCTCTTGAAACAGTCAAGAGAAATGAAATTCAG tATGGATTACCGCTTAAAGTGGTCTCATATAAGGATTTGTATGGATGGACAATGGATGAAATTGTGAAGATGATTGGATTGAAAAACAATTGTACCTTTTGTGGGGTGTTTCGTCGCCAG GCTCTTGATCGAGGTGCTACGTTGTTGAAAGTGGACAAGCTTGTTACTGGGCATAATGCAGATGATATTGCTGAAACCGTCCTCTTAAACATCTTACGCGGTGACATTGCCAG ATTAGGTAGATGCACAGCTATCACAACTGGTGAAGATGGACCAATTCCAAGATGCAAGCCGTTCAAATATACGTATGAAAAGGAGATTGTTAT GTATGCATATTTCAAGAGGCTTGATTACTTCTCCACAGAAT GCATTTATTCACCTAATGCATACCGTGGGTTTGCTCGTGAATTTATTAAAGATTTGGAAAGAATGAG ACCGCGAGCTATACTTGATATAATTAGATCTGGTGAGAATTTTAGGATAGCCGTTTCAACAAAAATGCCAGAGCAGGGAATATGCGAGCGCTGTGGTTATATTTCTAGTCAG GAAATGCACAGATTGTATCAACTTGCAGTCCAGTTTTAA